The Oceanisphaera avium genome includes a region encoding these proteins:
- a CDS encoding branched-chain amino acid aminotransferase encodes MATAFGTVFMPEMAITWFDGTNWTPAEMVPSDRLTLHPGAHVLHYSSTCFEGLKAFRHEDGSVNIFRMDKNLARMAQSSRLLALPELDLTLAASMIKQTVARFADAVPAPPGSLYIRPTYIGTEAAIGKAASPSLASCFYVLVSPVGDYFAGGDRALRLLLEENGMRCAPHMGMIKSGGNYASALQPILKANQEVQADQVLFCPNGDVQETGAANFLLIDGNEIITKDLDESFLHGVTRDSILTLARDLGMTVSERKLSVAELLERAAKPECEAALSGTAAVLTPVGTLIHQGKEYPIGNGGIGQTVLKLRQALNDIQWGKAPDTHGWLERI; translated from the coding sequence ATGGCAACTGCATTTGGTACGGTTTTTATGCCGGAGATGGCAATTACTTGGTTTGATGGTACCAACTGGACACCCGCAGAAATGGTGCCAAGTGATCGCCTTACCTTGCACCCAGGTGCGCACGTGCTGCACTACTCCAGCACCTGCTTTGAAGGGTTAAAGGCGTTTCGTCATGAAGATGGCTCGGTAAATATTTTTCGCATGGATAAAAACTTAGCTCGCATGGCGCAAAGTAGCCGACTGTTAGCCTTGCCGGAGCTAGACCTTACTCTGGCGGCGAGCATGATCAAGCAAACCGTCGCCCGCTTTGCAGATGCCGTGCCCGCGCCTCCTGGTTCGTTATATATTCGTCCTACTTATATTGGTACCGAAGCCGCCATTGGTAAGGCCGCCTCCCCCTCGCTGGCTTCGTGTTTTTATGTCTTGGTGAGCCCAGTAGGTGATTATTTTGCTGGCGGTGATCGCGCACTGCGCTTATTACTTGAAGAAAATGGCATGCGCTGTGCACCGCACATGGGCATGATCAAAAGCGGTGGCAACTATGCCAGCGCCCTGCAGCCTATTTTAAAAGCCAATCAAGAAGTGCAAGCAGACCAAGTACTGTTTTGTCCCAATGGCGATGTCCAAGAAACCGGTGCCGCTAACTTTTTACTGATTGATGGCAATGAAATTATCACCAAAGACTTAGATGAAAGCTTCTTACATGGCGTGACCCGTGATTCTATTTTAACACTGGCGCGTGATTTGGGGATGACGGTGTCTGAGCGCAAACTTAGCGTGGCAGAATTACTAGAGCGTGCGGCTAAGCCAGAATGTGAGGCGGCCCTTTCTGGTACCGCCGCCGTATTAACACCAGTGGGCACCTTGATCCATCAAGGTAAGGAATATCCTATTGGTAATGGTGGCATTGGCCAAACTGTACTTAAGCTTCGCCAAGCTCTTAACGATATTCAGTGGGGTAAGGCACCTGACACGCACGGCTGGTTAGAGCGCATTTAG
- a CDS encoding DinB/UmuC family translesion DNA polymerase, translated as MGIAPTKTLAKLANYAAKRWPATGGVVDLSAVSRQQKLLKIVPVAQVWGIGRRLAKQLNSLGINSAWQLAQANSKVIQRQFSVVLERTVCELNGEACLALDESDMPKQQLISSRSFGEKITELQSMRQAVSQYTCRAAEKLRQQHSDCRVVQVSVRTSPYAPNQAYYSNSALSVLPLPSNDSRELVQAAQQCLAQIWRPGYRYQKAAVMLSDFWPTGTYQGCLFATPETSPNSAALMAVLDAINSSGKGRIFFASQGIAANWQMKRDYLSPAYTTRFSELPKVT; from the coding sequence GTGGGCATAGCGCCCACTAAAACCTTGGCTAAGCTGGCTAACTATGCCGCTAAGCGTTGGCCCGCAACGGGTGGAGTGGTGGACTTAAGTGCAGTGAGTCGCCAACAAAAATTATTAAAAATAGTCCCAGTTGCGCAGGTGTGGGGCATAGGGCGGCGCTTAGCAAAGCAACTTAATAGCCTAGGTATCAATAGTGCTTGGCAACTGGCTCAAGCTAACAGCAAGGTGATCCAGCGCCAATTTTCGGTGGTGTTAGAGCGTACTGTGTGTGAGCTTAATGGTGAGGCTTGTTTAGCGCTAGATGAAAGTGATATGCCTAAGCAACAGCTGATCAGCTCGCGCAGCTTTGGTGAAAAAATTACCGAACTGCAATCTATGCGCCAAGCCGTAAGCCAATATACCTGTCGCGCCGCAGAGAAATTACGCCAACAACACAGCGATTGTCGAGTGGTACAGGTGTCGGTGCGCACCAGTCCTTATGCGCCTAACCAAGCTTATTATAGTAATTCGGCACTAAGTGTCTTGCCACTACCCAGTAACGATAGCCGTGAGTTAGTACAAGCGGCGCAGCAGTGTTTAGCACAAATTTGGCGCCCCGGTTATCGTTATCAAAAAGCGGCCGTTATGCTCAGTGACTTTTGGCCGACGGGCACCTATCAAGGCTGTCTTTTTGCTACCCCAGAGACCTCACCCAACAGTGCGGCGTTAATGGCAGTACTCGATGCGATTAACAGCAGCGGAAAGGGGCGGATTTTTTTTGCCTCTCAAGGCATAGCTGCCAATTGGCAAATGAAGCGCGATTATTTATCTCCGGCTTATACTACGCGCTTTAGTGAGTTACCCAAGGTTACTTAG
- a CDS encoding Y-family DNA polymerase, translating into MKTGFALVDCNNFYASCERLFRPDLVGRPIVVLSNNDGCVVARSFEAKQLGIKMGVPYFKIKRQFEALGGVAFSSNYALYADISSRVMQVLEMCSPKVEVYSIDEAFIDVSGMSALTPLISFGQDLQTKVARWVGIGGRGHSAH; encoded by the coding sequence ATGAAGACCGGCTTTGCGTTAGTTGATTGTAATAACTTTTACGCTTCTTGTGAGCGATTATTTCGCCCAGACTTAGTAGGCCGCCCCATAGTGGTGTTGTCTAATAACGATGGCTGTGTGGTGGCTCGCAGTTTTGAAGCAAAACAGCTGGGTATTAAGATGGGCGTGCCTTATTTTAAGATTAAACGCCAGTTTGAGGCACTGGGCGGCGTCGCTTTTTCTAGTAACTATGCGCTTTATGCCGATATTTCTAGTCGCGTGATGCAAGTATTAGAAATGTGCTCACCTAAAGTGGAAGTGTATTCAATTGATGAAGCATTTATTGATGTGAGTGGTATGAGTGCCCTTACGCCCTTGATAAGTTTTGGCCAAGACTTACAAACTAAGGTAGCGCGCTGGGTAGGTATAGGTGGGCGTGGGCATAGCGCCCACTAA
- the umuD gene encoding translesion error-prone DNA polymerase V autoproteolytic subunit has protein sequence MASLLGKLQTDVEHLLPLLLERASCGFPSPAQDYIEQSLDLNAYCIRHPAATYLVQASGDSMIGAGIYPGDLLIVDRSLEARHGQVVIASVNGEMTCKRLELRPCVRLVAANPAYGAIAASEDINVEIFGVVTNLVRKLSL, from the coding sequence ATGGCGAGTCTTTTAGGTAAGTTACAAACGGATGTGGAGCACCTATTGCCCCTGTTACTGGAGCGTGCTTCTTGCGGCTTTCCCAGTCCTGCTCAAGATTATATTGAACAAAGCCTCGATCTTAACGCTTATTGTATCCGCCACCCCGCCGCGACTTATTTAGTCCAAGCAAGTGGAGACAGTATGATAGGCGCGGGTATTTACCCAGGCGATTTATTGATAGTGGATCGCAGCCTAGAAGCCCGTCATGGCCAAGTGGTGATAGCCAGTGTTAATGGGGAAATGACGTGTAAACGCCTAGAACTACGCCCATGTGTGCGCTTGGTTGCTGCTAATCCTGCCTACGGCGCTATTGCGGCGAGTGAAGATATTAATGTAGAAATCTTTGGGGTCGTGACTAACTTAGTGCGCAAGTTGTCCTTATGA
- a CDS encoding amidohydrolase family protein, with protein MLRTPVYASLALSLLFASSSLAARSYVDGHLHYVDFFQESEGMPALLSAMDKGKVSRAVIMGIPVAKIWQEDEPQKPRYYAGDDAALYWYSATDFELMHAIQALPAKDQQRFIPFLSGINATDKNAAAHLRRALELNPGFWQGIGEVFTRHDDVTALMHGDTPRANSEAMMKVYRVAAEFDLPVLVHSNVTSKRERKPLYLEELEEALQKNPDVKFIWAHAGTSKELHRHQEELDFLRPLLTRLLADYDNLTIDLSWTLLEPYLLDEQGTPRPRWMKLLEDNPQRFVLGSDVVGRFDNLGNILNGFEPVLQALPKSVAQAIAHDNFLALLPKASAEQETSTAKPSEE; from the coding sequence TTGTTACGCACCCCAGTTTATGCTTCTTTAGCGTTGTCGTTGTTATTCGCCAGCTCCTCCCTCGCTGCTCGTTCTTATGTGGATGGGCATCTGCATTATGTGGACTTTTTCCAAGAATCTGAGGGCATGCCCGCCCTACTTAGTGCCATGGATAAAGGCAAAGTCAGTCGCGCTGTGATCATGGGCATTCCCGTGGCTAAAATTTGGCAAGAAGATGAGCCGCAAAAGCCGCGCTATTATGCCGGCGACGATGCGGCTTTATATTGGTATAGCGCTACAGATTTTGAATTAATGCATGCCATTCAAGCCCTACCGGCGAAAGATCAGCAGCGCTTTATTCCTTTTTTATCAGGCATTAATGCTACCGATAAAAACGCCGCCGCTCATTTGCGCCGTGCACTAGAGCTTAATCCGGGTTTTTGGCAAGGCATAGGCGAAGTGTTTACTCGCCATGATGATGTCACGGCACTGATGCATGGCGATACGCCACGCGCAAATAGCGAAGCCATGATGAAAGTGTATAGAGTGGCCGCCGAATTTGACTTGCCCGTATTAGTGCACAGCAATGTCACCTCTAAGCGTGAGCGCAAGCCTTTGTATCTGGAGGAATTAGAAGAGGCGCTGCAAAAAAATCCTGATGTTAAATTTATCTGGGCTCATGCCGGTACCAGCAAAGAGTTGCACCGCCATCAAGAGGAGCTAGATTTTTTACGCCCCTTATTAACACGCCTACTCGCTGACTACGATAATTTAACCATCGACTTATCCTGGACCTTGTTAGAGCCTTATTTATTAGATGAACAAGGCACGCCGCGCCCTCGCTGGATGAAATTATTAGAAGATAATCCGCAGCGATTTGTGCTGGGCAGTGATGTGGTGGGACGCTTTGATAACTTAGGTAATATTTTAAATGGCTTTGAGCCTGTGTTGCAGGCGCTGCCTAAGTCGGTAGCGCAGGCCATTGCTCACGATAACTTTTTAGCGCTCTTACCTAAAGCCAGTGCTGAACAAGAAACCTCAACTGCTAAACCTAGTGAAGAATAA
- a CDS encoding PDDEXK family nuclease, which translates to MPPVIATSLSDPLYYLRNAEQVIKLCLRQYPHLLTPEERQHLQQFLQLTTASQALLVRLVMRKGTLFRTDKLNYHEVPNLMCALEELSAVGLATLLPAITLSELCQLTKREECRHLVQRLIKTELKANTRKADLIATLLSHYPTSEPQPLATWWPEASFQVIELRAAALFERLRLMFFGNLHQDWSEFVLTELGLQQFETVPLTPDSQPFQTRAEVDLYLTLQHLLARVNEGEAIADIYPLLPAPVHCEWLEYRRNKVLYQLGRIAERQLELSLALNLYEQSSHREAYIRTLRLLEKQHPPVRYLLKLGMHSVILSNLKRALS; encoded by the coding sequence ATGCCCCCTGTTATTGCCACTTCTCTTAGCGATCCTCTTTATTACCTGCGCAATGCCGAGCAGGTAATTAAACTCTGCTTGCGCCAATACCCTCATTTATTAACTCCAGAGGAGCGCCAACACTTACAGCAGTTTTTACAGCTCACTACCGCCAGCCAAGCACTATTAGTGCGGTTAGTGATGCGAAAAGGCACTCTATTTCGTACCGATAAACTTAACTACCATGAAGTGCCAAACTTAATGTGTGCACTGGAAGAGCTTAGCGCTGTTGGCTTAGCCACCTTGTTACCTGCTATTACTTTAAGCGAGCTGTGCCAGTTAACTAAGCGAGAAGAATGTCGCCACTTAGTACAACGCCTAATTAAGACCGAGCTAAAAGCCAATACGCGTAAAGCTGACTTAATTGCGACGTTATTAAGCCATTATCCCACCTCTGAGCCCCAGCCGCTGGCGACTTGGTGGCCAGAGGCTTCTTTTCAGGTGATTGAATTAAGGGCTGCGGCCTTATTTGAGCGGCTAAGATTGATGTTTTTTGGTAATTTACATCAAGATTGGTCAGAGTTTGTACTCACTGAGCTTGGGCTACAGCAATTTGAAACCGTCCCCTTAACGCCCGACTCGCAACCTTTTCAAACTCGCGCCGAAGTCGACTTATATTTGACCTTACAGCACTTACTCGCACGCGTTAATGAAGGAGAGGCCATCGCAGATATTTATCCTTTATTACCCGCACCCGTGCATTGCGAATGGCTTGAGTATCGGCGTAATAAGGTGCTCTACCAATTAGGGCGTATTGCCGAGCGCCAGCTAGAGCTTAGCTTAGCCCTAAACTTATATGAGCAAAGCAGTCATAGAGAGGCCTATATTCGCACGCTGCGTTTACTTGAAAAGCAACACCCCCCGGTGAGGTATTTGCTCAAGCTAGGGATGCACTCAGTCATATTAAGCAACCTCAAGCGCGCGTTATCTTAG
- a CDS encoding VRR-NUC domain-containing protein, which produces MQKPHQGRVEAAVIAHLSDSHTRLFHVENHLFNGLFALLFWPALFAPVRGAFFHPFQNGPADLYRPGFIDSRADWLTEGFAHLTNASYKAVIWARYQEKYGLSCSFIHWPSLSEELLSLALAAIPAAHLKAVFEYLLLDLRHHRKGMPDLIEVNIKQQSYRLLEVKGPGDRLQDHQQLWIQTMLQQGLPVSLYQVSWQS; this is translated from the coding sequence TTGCAAAAACCCCATCAAGGACGAGTTGAAGCGGCGGTGATTGCTCACTTAAGCGATAGCCATACCCGCTTATTTCATGTAGAAAATCATTTATTTAATGGCTTATTTGCGTTGTTATTTTGGCCGGCTTTATTTGCACCGGTGCGCGGTGCCTTCTTTCACCCTTTTCAAAACGGGCCGGCAGACTTATACCGCCCCGGCTTTATTGATAGTCGCGCGGACTGGCTAACAGAAGGCTTCGCACATTTAACAAACGCCAGTTATAAAGCGGTGATCTGGGCGCGCTATCAGGAAAAATATGGCCTTAGCTGTTCTTTTATTCATTGGCCAAGTTTAAGCGAAGAGCTGCTTAGCCTAGCGCTGGCTGCCATTCCTGCGGCCCACCTAAAGGCGGTATTTGAGTATTTATTGCTTGATTTGCGCCATCACCGTAAAGGCATGCCAGACTTAATTGAAGTGAATATAAAGCAGCAAAGTTATCGCCTACTAGAAGTCAAAGGGCCCGGAGACAGATTACAAGACCATCAGCAATTATGGATCCAAACTATGCTGCAACAAGGTTTGCCGGTGAGTCTTTATCAGGTGAGTTGGCAATCATGA
- a CDS encoding ATP-dependent DNA helicase — translation MDPNYAATRFAGESLSGELAIMNTVAVRSLCEFSARAGSLSQGYTPSPTSAQGIAGHKKVQARRPAPYQAEYLLTGECLGMSLRGRADGYVSHEDAGAASPRLALLEEIKTHRADSSRIRASQRQLHWAQLKVYGALLCQRDALSEVRLRLVYYNIDNDQETPLEECWSGADLTAFLCQLCQRYQDWHQQEQQHRKKRDQALMTLAFPFAKFRPYQRELSEAVYKAISRGHSLQLEAPTGIGKTLGVAYPALMAMPRYQLDRLFLLSARTTGRQLMLDSLSQLKGAAQAPIPVRILELTARDKACVHPHLACDGESCPLAEGFFDRLAPAREAAANHYWLDQGAINHIAAQHQLCPYYLAQEMARWCDVVVGDVNHYFDQQALLFGLSQQNNWHSVPLIDEAHNLIERARAMYSATLNQAHFKAARRAAPGELKKVFTQLERAWTRLLTTHGTSGQLDTVPSALNGALQRLITELLDYVSTTSATSDHAQLHSLLFDAMAFLKLAEQFGEHSLCTLAITERTLGKKVRRCASLAIQNLIPADFLAPRFKHAHAAILFSATLSPARYYHDLLGLPETTCGQVIASPFSARQLNVKLTRLSTRLNDRVASLSVISQRLSQQYQQQPGNYLVYVSSFAYLQQLHDYLHHHATYLPCIAQTPGMNEAERLAFIEQFRRQQGLVGLAVLGGAFGEGIDLPGEQLIGVFIATLGLPPFDDYHRQLAQRLQARFTDGYAYTYLYPGLRKVVQAAGRLIRSPEDSGVIELLDARFAHPDIARLLPNWWPAPTLIQPS, via the coding sequence ATGGATCCAAACTATGCTGCAACAAGGTTTGCCGGTGAGTCTTTATCAGGTGAGTTGGCAATCATGAACACGGTGGCGGTACGCTCCTTGTGTGAGTTTAGTGCCAGAGCCGGCTCTTTAAGCCAAGGCTATACGCCCTCGCCTACCAGCGCCCAAGGCATAGCGGGCCATAAAAAAGTGCAAGCACGACGCCCCGCCCCTTATCAGGCCGAGTATTTACTCACAGGTGAGTGTTTAGGCATGAGCTTGCGCGGGCGAGCCGATGGCTATGTAAGTCACGAAGACGCGGGCGCGGCTAGCCCCCGACTGGCATTACTAGAAGAAATAAAAACCCACCGCGCTGATAGCTCGCGTATTCGCGCCAGTCAGCGCCAGCTTCACTGGGCGCAATTAAAAGTATATGGCGCTTTATTATGTCAGCGCGACGCCTTAAGCGAGGTGCGCCTGCGCTTGGTGTATTACAACATCGATAACGACCAAGAAACGCCCCTAGAAGAGTGCTGGTCGGGTGCGGACTTGACCGCGTTTTTATGTCAATTGTGCCAACGTTATCAAGACTGGCATCAGCAAGAGCAGCAACACCGTAAAAAACGCGACCAAGCTCTGATGACACTAGCCTTTCCCTTTGCCAAGTTTCGCCCCTACCAACGCGAATTAAGTGAAGCTGTCTATAAGGCAATTAGCCGCGGACACAGCTTACAATTAGAAGCGCCCACCGGCATTGGGAAAACCCTAGGGGTGGCTTATCCCGCATTAATGGCAATGCCCAGATATCAATTAGACCGGTTGTTTTTACTCAGTGCTCGCACCACAGGCCGCCAGTTAATGCTTGATAGCTTAAGTCAGCTTAAAGGTGCTGCCCAAGCACCTATCCCAGTGCGCATCTTAGAGCTTACTGCTCGCGATAAAGCCTGTGTACATCCCCACTTAGCCTGTGATGGCGAGTCGTGCCCGCTGGCCGAGGGCTTTTTTGATCGCCTAGCACCTGCCAGAGAAGCCGCCGCTAATCATTACTGGCTAGACCAAGGCGCGATTAATCACATCGCAGCTCAGCATCAACTGTGTCCTTATTATTTAGCCCAAGAAATGGCACGCTGGTGCGATGTAGTGGTGGGAGATGTGAATCATTATTTTGATCAGCAAGCGCTATTATTTGGCTTAAGCCAGCAAAATAACTGGCACAGTGTGCCCTTGATTGATGAAGCCCATAATTTAATTGAGCGCGCCCGCGCCATGTATTCCGCTACTCTTAATCAAGCCCACTTTAAAGCAGCGCGGCGCGCAGCACCGGGTGAGCTAAAAAAAGTCTTTACCCAACTAGAACGCGCTTGGACTCGACTCTTAACAACGCATGGGACTTCGGGTCAGTTAGATACAGTCCCTAGCGCACTGAATGGCGCCTTACAGCGCTTAATCACCGAGTTGCTTGATTATGTAAGCACTACCTCTGCCACCAGTGATCATGCTCAGCTACATAGCTTATTGTTTGACGCTATGGCGTTTTTAAAGCTGGCCGAGCAATTTGGTGAGCACTCTTTGTGTACCTTAGCAATCACTGAGCGCACGCTTGGCAAAAAAGTCAGACGCTGCGCAAGCTTAGCTATTCAAAATCTGATCCCGGCCGATTTCTTAGCACCGCGTTTTAAACACGCCCATGCAGCGATTTTATTTTCTGCCACCCTCAGTCCTGCTCGCTATTACCACGACTTATTAGGCTTACCCGAAACCACCTGTGGCCAAGTCATTGCCAGCCCCTTTAGCGCGCGTCAGCTCAATGTAAAATTAACGCGACTTAGTACCCGCCTTAATGATCGAGTCGCGTCGTTATCGGTGATTAGCCAGCGCCTTAGCCAGCAGTACCAACAACAGCCTGGTAATTATTTAGTCTATGTCAGTAGTTTTGCTTACTTACAGCAACTTCATGACTACTTACACCACCACGCCACCTACCTGCCTTGTATTGCCCAAACACCGGGCATGAACGAAGCTGAGCGCCTCGCTTTTATTGAACAGTTTCGCCGCCAACAAGGCCTAGTCGGTTTGGCCGTCTTAGGCGGTGCTTTTGGGGAAGGAATAGACTTACCTGGAGAGCAGCTTATCGGCGTATTTATTGCCACCCTCGGCTTGCCGCCTTTTGATGATTATCACCGCCAACTCGCCCAACGTTTACAAGCCCGTTTTACCGACGGCTATGCTTACACCTATTTATATCCAGGGCTGCGCAAAGTCGTACAAGCGGCGGGGCGCTTGATCAGAAGTCCTGAAGATAGCGGCGTTATCGAACTATTAGATGCGCGCTTTGCTCACCCCGACATTGCAAGACTTCTGCCCAACTGGTGGCCAGCGCCGACCCTCATTCAGCCTAGCTAG
- a CDS encoding histidine phosphatase family protein: MSRTIYLLRHGQTQFNQEQRLQGHCNSALTPLGLQQAQAMADTLMGLISEPSQWTLYSSPLGRALQTAELISERLQLPLAAIRQDKRVMEIGLGEWEQQRAPDLQRQYPHISQQVLSWYLKAPGAEPLAQATARLTSWLEDPGLPQQVIVVAHGLSGALLRGVYSGLIAEQVWQQAIPQDAIFKLTDGCVTRINCN, encoded by the coding sequence ATGTCGCGCACGATTTATTTATTACGCCATGGCCAAACGCAGTTTAATCAAGAGCAACGCTTACAAGGCCATTGTAATTCAGCGCTCACTCCTTTGGGGTTACAACAAGCCCAAGCCATGGCCGACACCTTAATGGGCTTAATTAGTGAGCCCTCACAATGGACGCTTTATTCAAGCCCCTTGGGGCGAGCCTTGCAAACGGCAGAGCTTATTAGTGAGCGACTGCAGTTGCCTCTAGCCGCCATTCGCCAAGATAAAAGAGTAATGGAAATTGGCTTAGGGGAGTGGGAGCAGCAAAGAGCGCCAGATTTACAGCGCCAATATCCACATATTTCTCAGCAAGTATTAAGTTGGTACCTTAAGGCGCCCGGCGCCGAGCCCTTAGCACAAGCCACTGCCCGTCTAACCAGCTGGCTAGAAGACCCTGGCTTACCGCAGCAAGTCATTGTAGTGGCCCATGGCTTATCGGGCGCGCTATTGCGTGGCGTCTACAGTGGGCTAATTGCTGAGCAAGTTTGGCAACAAGCAATTCCTCAAGATGCCATCTTTAAACTCACCGACGGCTGCGTTACTCGCATTAACTGTAATTAA
- the purT gene encoding formate-dependent phosphoribosylglycinamide formyltransferase, with product MIGTPLSATAKRVLMCGGGELGKEVVIELQRLGVEVIVVDRYANAPAMQVAHRSHVISMLDGAALRAVIEQEQPHLIVPEIEAIATDTLVELEQEGFTVVPTARATQLTMNREGIRTLAAVELGLATSPYRFASTLEEFRAAINDIGLPCVVKPIMSSSGKGQSTLHHQSDIEPAWAYAQEGGRAGGGRVIIEGFVEFDYEITLLTVRHINGTYFCEPIGHLQEAGDYRSSWQPQTMSEQALAAAQHMAEQVTQALGGYGVFGVELFIRGDEVLFSEVSPRPHDTGLVTLISQNLSEFALHARAILALPIPVIRHFGPAASAVILPTGTSTQTRFSNLAQALAEPDTELRLFGKPQIEGGRRMGVALALAETIETAKAKASRCAAQVKVEF from the coding sequence ATGATAGGAACACCGCTCTCTGCTACGGCGAAGCGGGTATTAATGTGTGGCGGTGGTGAGCTAGGTAAAGAGGTGGTTATTGAGCTGCAACGCTTAGGTGTAGAGGTTATTGTGGTGGATCGTTATGCCAACGCGCCTGCAATGCAAGTGGCTCACCGCAGCCATGTCATTTCTATGTTAGATGGGGCCGCACTGAGAGCCGTAATTGAGCAAGAACAACCTCATTTAATTGTTCCCGAGATTGAAGCCATTGCCACCGACACCCTAGTAGAGCTAGAACAAGAAGGCTTTACGGTGGTCCCCACCGCTCGCGCCACTCAGCTTACTATGAACCGCGAAGGCATCCGTACCTTAGCCGCCGTAGAGTTAGGACTTGCTACCTCACCGTATCGCTTTGCTTCCACTCTTGAAGAATTTAGAGCCGCTATTAATGACATTGGTCTGCCCTGTGTGGTGAAGCCGATTATGAGCTCATCAGGTAAAGGGCAAAGCACGCTCCATCATCAAAGCGATATTGAGCCGGCATGGGCGTATGCCCAAGAAGGAGGGCGTGCGGGAGGCGGGCGAGTGATAATTGAGGGCTTTGTCGAGTTCGATTATGAAATTACCTTGCTCACTGTGCGCCATATTAATGGTACCTACTTTTGTGAGCCTATTGGTCATTTACAAGAAGCGGGGGATTACCGCAGCTCTTGGCAACCCCAAACCATGAGTGAGCAAGCACTGGCAGCGGCACAACACATGGCCGAGCAAGTCACCCAAGCGTTAGGCGGTTATGGCGTGTTTGGCGTTGAGCTTTTTATTCGCGGCGATGAAGTGTTATTTAGCGAGGTGTCGCCGCGCCCCCATGACACTGGTTTAGTCACCTTAATTTCACAAAACTTATCGGAATTTGCGCTGCATGCGCGGGCTATTTTAGCGCTGCCCATCCCGGTCATTCGCCATTTTGGCCCGGCAGCGTCTGCGGTAATTTTGCCTACCGGCACCTCCACTCAAACCCGCTTTAGTAATTTGGCACAGGCGCTGGCTGAGCCCGATACTGAGCTGCGCTTATTTGGTAAGCCCCAAATAGAGGGCGGCCGACGGATGGGCGTGGCCTTAGCGCTGGCTGAAACTATCGAGACTGCTAAAGCTAAAGCCAGCCGCTGTGCGGCACAGGTTAAAGTTGAGTTCTAA
- a CDS encoding glycine betaine ABC transporter substrate-binding protein, whose protein sequence is MPNSLFIKSAALTLALLLLSGCGKDANNSLLLLSGSEPAELARSHLAAATLEQHDFSVTIEEARLGQIWQRLWAGKGDASVTVWLPEASAPFVERFFDRLDDLGAIDQGLAQESRLNLNHDKPHVLVRRSLAQEAPAALAVLSNLHWQAEDIEQLIEYWQDTQDWSVAAQTWLAEQAANAPVNG, encoded by the coding sequence ATGCCTAACTCGCTCTTTATAAAAAGTGCGGCTCTCACCTTGGCGCTGTTATTACTCAGTGGCTGTGGTAAAGATGCAAATAACTCCCTCTTACTCCTAAGTGGCAGTGAGCCTGCAGAGCTGGCTCGCAGCCATTTAGCGGCGGCAACCCTTGAACAGCATGATTTTAGCGTCACGATTGAAGAAGCACGGCTTGGACAAATATGGCAGCGCTTGTGGGCGGGTAAAGGCGATGCCAGTGTGACCGTTTGGCTTCCGGAAGCTTCGGCACCGTTTGTAGAGCGATTTTTTGATAGGTTAGATGATTTAGGCGCCATCGATCAGGGGTTAGCCCAAGAGTCACGTCTAAATCTTAATCACGATAAACCTCATGTATTAGTACGTCGCAGCTTAGCGCAAGAGGCGCCTGCGGCGCTGGCGGTGTTAAGTAATTTACATTGGCAAGCCGAGGACATTGAGCAGCTGATTGAATACTGGCAAGACACCCAAGACTGGTCAGTGGCAGCGCAAACTTGGCTGGCAGAGCAAGCGGCCAATGCACCGGTGAACGGCTGA